Proteins encoded by one window of uncultured Celeribacter sp.:
- a CDS encoding 2OG-Fe(II) oxygenase: MLNVYAFPEAFSPAECDAIVMLAREEDLADAGLVKKRSDHNLRRADLAWLDERDGGEWIMERIMTLVAETNRTHFDFALTDFGESPQVARYGAERQGHFTWRSDIGEGALASRRKLTMVVQLSEPAQYQGGALELQPDANIREADRAKGSAVLFPSFVLHRVTPVTSGERFSLSTWVHGPAFR, from the coding sequence ATGCTGAACGTCTATGCGTTCCCGGAGGCGTTTTCGCCGGCCGAATGTGATGCGATTGTGATGCTCGCCCGCGAAGAAGATCTCGCGGATGCGGGGCTTGTGAAAAAACGTTCTGATCATAACCTGCGACGCGCCGATTTGGCCTGGCTCGATGAGCGCGATGGCGGGGAGTGGATCATGGAGCGGATCATGACGCTGGTGGCCGAAACCAACCGCACGCATTTCGATTTTGCGCTCACAGACTTTGGAGAAAGCCCGCAGGTCGCCCGCTACGGCGCCGAACGTCAGGGGCATTTCACATGGCGCTCCGACATCGGCGAAGGCGCTCTGGCCTCGCGGCGCAAACTGACCATGGTGGTTCAGCTTTCCGAGCCAGCGCAGTACCAAGGCGGTGCACTCGAATTGCAACCTGACGCCAACATTCGCGAAGCCGACCGCGCCAAGGGCTCTGCGGTTCTCTTCCCGTCCTTCGTGCTGCACCGGGTGACACCCGTGACCTCAGGCGAGCGGTTTTCCCTGTCGACCTGGGTGCATGGACCGGCGTTTCGGTGA
- a CDS encoding copper chaperone PCu(A)C produces MFKTTFLAGLACAFALPAFAEITINDAYARSSGMMAKAGAAFFVIENSGDEDDQLIDAKADISKITELHTHKDMGDGVMKMLHVPEGFTIPAHGKHALARGGDHVMFMGLLKPMTQGDIVNVTLTFEKAGDITVEIPVDLERTEMEMPMEHDHGAMSN; encoded by the coding sequence ATGTTCAAAACGACCTTCCTGGCCGGGCTCGCCTGTGCCTTTGCTCTGCCTGCCTTTGCCGAGATCACCATCAACGATGCCTATGCGCGCTCCTCCGGGATGATGGCGAAAGCGGGCGCTGCCTTCTTCGTCATCGAGAACTCCGGCGACGAAGACGATCAACTGATCGACGCTAAGGCCGACATTTCCAAAATCACCGAACTGCACACCCACAAAGATATGGGCGATGGCGTAATGAAGATGCTGCATGTGCCCGAGGGCTTCACCATTCCGGCGCATGGCAAACACGCCTTGGCGCGCGGCGGTGATCATGTGATGTTCATGGGGCTTCTCAAGCCGATGACCCAAGGCGACATCGTCAACGTGACCCTGACCTTTGAGAAGGCGGGCGACATCACCGTGGAAATCCCCGTCGATCTGGAGCGCACGGAGATGGAGATGCCGATGGAGCATGACCACGGTGCGATGAGCAACTGA
- a CDS encoding DUF2946 family protein, which translates to MRLSRTIKAVLVALLLIVTSQSMAVARGTMRDATGAVVLCTGTGPITVLTDADGQPIGPTHICPDCALSVIAGLAEAFDLPTPAQNELRFSPPNLSYHAHDAVPPRPRARAPPLV; encoded by the coding sequence ATGCGTTTATCCCGCACGATAAAGGCCGTTTTGGTCGCGCTTTTGCTCATCGTCACGTCCCAATCCATGGCCGTGGCGCGAGGCACCATGCGCGATGCGACAGGCGCAGTGGTGCTTTGCACCGGCACCGGGCCGATCACGGTTTTGACCGATGCGGATGGACAGCCGATCGGACCGACGCACATTTGTCCCGACTGTGCGCTGTCGGTGATTGCGGGTCTGGCGGAGGCATTCGACCTGCCGACGCCTGCGCAAAACGAGCTGCGCTTCTCCCCGCCGAACCTGTCCTATCATGCGCATGATGCGGTGCCTCCGCGGCCTCGCGCCCGTGCGCCGCCGCTGGTCTGA
- the rpmB gene encoding 50S ribosomal protein L28 — MSRRCELTGKGPMTGNNVSHAKNRTRRRFLPNLNDVTLISEALGRSFKLRISAAALRSVDHRGGLDAFLAKAKDEELSDNALKIKKDIAKAQAAA, encoded by the coding sequence ATGTCGCGTCGTTGCGAACTGACCGGTAAAGGCCCGATGACTGGCAACAATGTCAGCCACGCCAAAAACAGAACCCGCCGCCGTTTCCTTCCGAACCTCAACGATGTGACGCTGATTTCGGAAGCCCTCGGCCGTTCTTTCAAACTGCGGATTTCCGCCGCTGCTCTGCGTTCCGTTGACCACCGTGGTGGTCTGGACGCCTTCCTTGCCAAAGCCAAGGACGAAGAGCTGTCGGATAACGCTCTGAAAATCAAGAAAGACATCGCGAAAGCTCAGGCTGCCGCGTAA
- the meaB gene encoding methylmalonyl Co-A mutase-associated GTPase MeaB, whose translation MDIKELAEQVIAGNRRALARAITLVESARADHRAQAIELMELIGKSGRQALRLGLSGTPGVGKSTFIESFGMMLIKQGLKVAVLAVDPSSSRSGGSILGDKTRMEMLSRERDAFIRPSPSQSELGGVARRTREAVALCEAAGYDLILIETVGVGQSETVVAEMSDLFLLLLAPAGGDELQGVKRGIMEMADLILVNKADGDLKPAAQRTCADYAGALRLIRKRPQDPQDFPKAMTVSAIEEKGLQEAWGEMTTLAEWRRENGFFDKRRSEQAEYWFGQDIRLGLLSQLEKEPLKSMITGLASKVAKGEITPGHAAADVLAALQHG comes from the coding sequence ATGGACATCAAAGAGCTTGCCGAACAGGTTATCGCAGGAAATCGCCGGGCGCTGGCGCGGGCGATCACATTGGTCGAAAGCGCGCGGGCGGATCATCGGGCTCAGGCGATCGAGCTGATGGAACTGATCGGCAAAAGCGGGCGTCAGGCGCTGCGCCTTGGTCTGTCGGGCACGCCGGGGGTGGGGAAATCCACCTTTATCGAGAGCTTTGGCATGATGCTGATCAAACAGGGACTTAAGGTCGCTGTTCTGGCCGTTGACCCGTCTTCGTCTCGCTCGGGCGGCTCGATCCTGGGCGATAAGACGCGGATGGAGATGCTGTCGCGGGAACGTGATGCCTTTATCCGCCCGTCTCCGTCCCAATCCGAACTGGGCGGTGTGGCACGGCGCACGCGCGAAGCCGTCGCGCTATGTGAAGCGGCAGGGTATGATCTGATCCTCATCGAGACCGTGGGCGTGGGCCAATCCGAGACCGTGGTCGCCGAAATGTCCGATCTGTTTTTGCTTTTGCTGGCGCCTGCGGGCGGCGACGAGTTGCAGGGCGTCAAGCGCGGCATCATGGAGATGGCTGACCTGATTTTGGTGAATAAGGCGGATGGCGATTTGAAACCTGCCGCGCAACGCACCTGTGCCGATTACGCCGGGGCTCTGCGGCTGATCCGTAAACGCCCGCAAGACCCGCAGGATTTTCCCAAGGCGATGACCGTGTCCGCGATTGAGGAAAAGGGCCTGCAAGAGGCTTGGGGCGAGATGACAACGCTGGCCGAGTGGCGGCGCGAGAACGGGTTCTTTGACAAGCGCCGCTCCGAGCAGGCGGAATATTGGTTTGGTCAGGACATTCGCCTTGGGCTTTTGTCGCAACTGGAAAAAGAGCCGCTCAAATCGATGATCACCGGCCTCGCCAGCAAGGTGGCCAAAGGCGAGATCACGCCGGGTCATGCGGCGGCGGATGTATTGGCGGCCCTTCAACACGGGTGA
- the hrpB gene encoding ATP-dependent helicase HrpB, producing MFTPRLPIDDVLDDLTDALATHGRAVLMAPPGAGKTTRVPLALLPLIEGKIVILEPRRLAARTAAERMAETLGERAGETVGYRIRGEAKLSKATRIEVVTEGILTRMLQSDPELTGIGAIIFDEFHERSLNADLGLALTWEVRQALRDDLALVVMSATLDAAPVAALLDDAPVIRSEGRAYPVETRWLDAPLPKTQRLEHAVADLTLKAVAEAEGSALVFLPGEGEIRRVQSLLEGRVPPDCTLRPLFGAMKFADQRAAIAPTKDGRKIVLATSIAETSLTIEDVRIVVDAGRARRARFDPASGMSRLVTERVSKAEAEQRRGRAGRVSEGVCYRLWTKGEEGALSSFAPAEIETADLTGLALELALWGASEGDLAFLTPPPPGPLGEARALLRSLGAMGPEGRITEHGKALSAKPLHPRLAHMLQIAGQQAADLAAMLNERDPLRGAGVDLSLRMRALQSPGTADRGVIERVKQEAKRLRQGLPHIEPMSLGEMAALAYPDRVGLRRAGDQPRYLLSGGKGAVMPETDDLASARLIVVTDTDGAARDARIRQAVQISESELRGLYGDQIAWHEVCDWDRREKRVVARRREMFGALVLDDRQWKDAPKEALARGALVGLRQIGLPWSDAAKRFAARVHLMGDSYPDMSEEALLATLEDWLLPYLKGAKTEAALRALDITDALRAMLEWDQIQRLDREVPGHFESPVGRKLPIDYSGEHPEVTGRLQEFFGTTRHPTVGPNHVPLKVVLTSPAHRPVQVTMDLPNFWKTSYADVRKDMRGRYPKHPWPEDPTEADPTLRAKRRGT from the coding sequence ATGTTCACACCCCGCCTGCCCATTGATGACGTTCTCGACGATCTGACCGACGCCCTTGCGACCCACGGTCGTGCTGTTCTTATGGCACCGCCCGGCGCCGGGAAAACCACGCGCGTGCCTCTGGCGTTGCTTCCCCTTATCGAGGGTAAAATCGTCATACTCGAACCTCGCCGTTTGGCGGCGCGCACGGCGGCGGAACGTATGGCGGAGACCTTGGGCGAACGCGCGGGCGAGACCGTCGGCTACCGCATCCGAGGCGAAGCTAAGCTCTCGAAAGCAACCCGGATCGAAGTGGTGACCGAGGGTATTCTTACACGAATGCTACAATCCGACCCCGAATTGACCGGGATTGGCGCCATAATCTTTGACGAATTCCACGAACGCAGCCTCAACGCCGATCTCGGTCTCGCGCTCACTTGGGAGGTGCGGCAGGCGCTGCGGGATGATCTCGCGCTCGTGGTCATGTCCGCGACCTTGGACGCGGCCCCCGTCGCCGCTCTTCTGGACGATGCCCCCGTGATCCGCTCCGAAGGCCGCGCCTATCCGGTGGAAACCCGCTGGCTCGACGCCCCCCTCCCGAAGACCCAGCGCCTGGAACACGCCGTCGCCGATCTCACGCTCAAAGCGGTCGCAGAGGCAGAGGGCTCGGCGCTGGTCTTTCTGCCCGGCGAGGGTGAAATCCGTCGCGTTCAGAGCCTGCTGGAAGGCCGCGTGCCACCAGATTGCACTCTGCGCCCGTTGTTCGGCGCGATGAAATTTGCTGACCAACGCGCCGCAATCGCCCCAACAAAAGATGGGCGCAAGATCGTGTTGGCGACCTCAATCGCCGAGACCTCTCTCACCATCGAAGACGTGCGTATCGTCGTGGACGCAGGACGCGCGCGCCGTGCGCGGTTCGATCCGGCCTCAGGCATGTCGCGACTGGTCACGGAACGGGTCTCGAAAGCCGAAGCTGAACAGCGTCGCGGCCGTGCCGGACGGGTCTCCGAAGGGGTGTGTTATCGGCTTTGGACCAAGGGCGAAGAAGGCGCGCTGTCCAGCTTTGCGCCTGCGGAGATTGAAACGGCTGACCTGACCGGGCTCGCTTTGGAACTCGCACTTTGGGGCGCATCTGAGGGGGATTTGGCCTTTCTCACACCGCCCCCTCCGGGGCCCTTGGGAGAGGCAAGAGCCCTCCTGCGAAGCCTCGGCGCGATGGGGCCTGAAGGGCGGATCACCGAGCATGGCAAGGCGCTATCTGCCAAACCGCTGCATCCGAGACTTGCACATATGCTACAAATCGCGGGACAACAGGCCGCCGATTTGGCCGCAATGTTGAACGAACGCGATCCATTGCGGGGCGCGGGCGTGGACCTGTCCTTGCGGATGCGGGCCTTGCAAAGCCCCGGCACGGCCGATCGCGGCGTGATTGAACGCGTCAAACAAGAGGCCAAGCGTTTGCGGCAGGGCCTGCCACACATCGAACCGATGAGCCTCGGCGAAATGGCCGCACTGGCCTACCCGGACCGCGTAGGTCTGCGGCGGGCGGGCGACCAGCCACGCTATCTTTTGTCCGGCGGAAAAGGCGCCGTGATGCCGGAGACGGATGATCTTGCCTCTGCCCGCTTGATCGTGGTGACGGACACCGACGGCGCCGCGCGGGATGCGCGCATCCGGCAGGCCGTTCAGATCAGCGAAAGCGAGCTGCGCGGCCTTTATGGCGATCAAATCGCTTGGCACGAGGTCTGTGACTGGGACAGGCGCGAGAAACGCGTGGTAGCCCGTCGGCGCGAGATGTTTGGCGCTTTGGTGCTGGATGATCGTCAGTGGAAAGACGCCCCGAAAGAGGCGCTGGCCCGCGGCGCTTTGGTGGGCTTGCGACAGATCGGCCTGCCTTGGAGCGATGCGGCAAAGCGCTTTGCCGCCCGCGTGCACCTGATGGGCGACAGCTATCCCGATATGTCGGAAGAGGCACTGCTCGCCACGCTTGAAGACTGGCTTTTGCCCTATCTCAAAGGCGCGAAAACCGAGGCGGCGCTGCGGGCGCTGGACATCACCGACGCGCTGCGGGCCATGTTGGAATGGGACCAGATTCAGCGGCTCGACCGCGAGGTTCCGGGGCATTTCGAAAGCCCCGTCGGGCGCAAATTGCCGATTGATTATTCCGGCGAGCATCCGGAAGTCACGGGCAGGCTTCAGGAATTTTTCGGCACCACGCGGCATCCGACCGTGGGGCCGAACCATGTGCCTTTGAAAGTGGTGCTGACCTCGCCCGCGCATCGTCCGGTTCAAGTGACGATGGATTTGCCGAATTTCTGGAAAACATCCTATGCCGATGTGCGCAAAGATATGCGTGGGCGCTATCCAAAACACCCTTGGCCCGAAGATCCGACCGAGGCCGATCCAACGCTGCGCGCCAAGCGGCGGGGCACATAA
- a CDS encoding TrkH family potassium uptake protein: protein MSFVIFINGLVMVFFAALMGGVALAFPDTATVFEESAFFFGFLGGALALASSPRTEDLRPLHTFLLTSSVWMVAALCGAGPLHLYNLSLTDAFFEAMSGITTTGSTVMSGLDDTPRGIILWRAMLQAVGGVGFIVTGIALLPILKVGGMQLFRSESSETGERELRNATMFASATLQIYFALIVLCGLLYLLGGMSPFDALTHALTTLSTGGYSGYDASFGHFQSGFLQWTCTLFMLAGALPFSWYIRGMRHGNWRSEQVVAMLKSLGVSIAILAVWLMYTRDETLPDALRLVAFNVVSVVTTTGYATTDYTLWGPFAVAAFFALTAVGGATGSTAGGAKAMRWLVAFRALLAQIRMSYAPHRITFVKYEGRPVAPDALSGVIAFFVLYAATFGVLASLLSFFGADMSTALSGALTALANVGPGVGDVIGPAGNFASLDTASKLVLSFGMYLGRLEMATVYALMAPLFWRELVASR from the coding sequence ATGAGCTTCGTCATCTTCATCAATGGTTTGGTCATGGTGTTTTTCGCCGCTCTTATGGGGGGGGTGGCCTTGGCCTTTCCCGACACGGCCACGGTGTTTGAGGAATCCGCCTTCTTCTTCGGATTCCTGGGCGGCGCTTTGGCGTTGGCCTCCTCTCCGCGCACCGAGGATTTGCGCCCTTTGCACACGTTTCTCCTGACCTCCTCGGTCTGGATGGTGGCCGCTTTGTGCGGCGCCGGACCTTTGCACCTCTATAACCTCTCGCTCACCGATGCGTTTTTCGAGGCCATGTCGGGGATCACCACCACCGGCTCCACGGTGATGTCAGGTCTCGATGATACGCCGCGCGGAATCATTCTCTGGCGTGCGATGTTGCAGGCGGTCGGCGGTGTTGGCTTCATTGTCACAGGGATCGCGCTCTTGCCGATCCTCAAAGTGGGCGGGATGCAGCTTTTCCGCTCGGAAAGTTCAGAGACTGGCGAGAGAGAACTGCGCAACGCAACCATGTTCGCCTCCGCCACCTTGCAGATCTATTTCGCGCTCATCGTCCTCTGTGGCCTGCTCTATCTCTTGGGGGGCATGTCGCCCTTCGATGCGCTGACCCATGCTTTGACGACGCTCTCGACCGGCGGCTACTCGGGCTATGACGCCTCTTTCGGCCATTTTCAAAGCGGCTTTCTGCAATGGACTTGCACCCTCTTCATGTTGGCCGGTGCTTTGCCATTTTCGTGGTATATCAGGGGGATGCGTCACGGAAACTGGCGCTCTGAACAGGTCGTGGCAATGCTGAAATCTTTGGGTGTGTCCATCGCGATCCTTGCCGTGTGGCTCATGTATACGCGAGATGAAACGCTGCCTGATGCGCTTCGCCTCGTGGCGTTCAACGTCGTCTCCGTCGTCACGACCACCGGCTACGCCACGACGGATTACACACTTTGGGGACCTTTCGCCGTGGCCGCATTCTTCGCCCTGACGGCGGTCGGAGGGGCCACCGGATCGACGGCAGGTGGCGCGAAAGCCATGCGCTGGCTTGTGGCGTTTCGTGCGCTTTTGGCGCAAATTCGGATGAGCTATGCGCCGCATCGGATCACGTTCGTGAAGTACGAAGGCCGTCCGGTTGCCCCCGATGCGCTCTCCGGCGTCATCGCATTTTTCGTGCTCTACGCCGCCACGTTCGGCGTGTTGGCGTCCCTTCTGAGCTTCTTCGGCGCCGATATGTCGACCGCGCTCTCCGGCGCTTTGACAGCTCTGGCAAACGTCGGGCCGGGGGTGGGTGATGTCATCGGACCTGCGGGCAATTTCGCCAGTTTGGACACGGCCTCCAAGCTTGTCCTGAGTTTTGGCATGTATCTCGGACGGCTCGAAATGGCGACGGTCTATGCGCTCATGGCGCCGTTGTTTTGGCGGGAGCTGGTGGCCAGCCGCTAA
- the gndA gene encoding NADP-dependent phosphogluconate dehydrogenase: MSDLTTKARIGLVGLGVMGANLSLNIAEKGFPIAVFNRTGSVTDAFIAESGDLREALVPTKTYEELVAALEAPRAVIIMVKAGGPVDAVIEALTPLLDDGDMIIDAGNADFHDTRRREAALREKGLNFIGMGVSGGEEGARHGPSIMVGGNPASYETIRDIIEAISAKHDGDPCAAHFGPDGAGHFVKTVHNGIEYADMQMIAEIYGLLRDGAHKAPEEIGALFERWDKGPLNSYLVEISGKVLQTNDPKTGKPMVEVIVDKAGQKGTGRWTAIEALTLGQSPSTIEAAVAARSWSSEKETRLAGEEIFGTEPEHHLTLPKETDFEQALLVAKLVAYDQGFKLLKAASDHYDWGLDLARAAEVWREGCIIRSALLDDMAAAIRNGLPQDQLIFSADFIAHMKTGLPALRCVVSYATTAGLPIPALANALAYFDTMRQARGTTDLIQAQRDFFGAHGFERMDGGEGQHGPWHG; encoded by the coding sequence ATGTCCGACCTCACCACCAAAGCCCGCATCGGTCTCGTCGGATTGGGCGTCATGGGGGCGAACCTGTCGCTCAACATCGCCGAAAAAGGCTTTCCTATCGCGGTGTTTAATCGCACCGGCTCCGTCACCGACGCGTTCATCGCTGAAAGCGGCGACTTGCGGGAGGCCCTGGTGCCGACGAAAACCTACGAAGAGCTTGTGGCTGCGCTTGAGGCCCCCCGCGCCGTGATCATCATGGTCAAGGCAGGCGGCCCGGTCGATGCGGTGATCGAGGCGCTCACGCCGTTGCTCGATGATGGTGATATGATCATCGACGCGGGCAATGCCGATTTCCACGACACCCGGCGTCGTGAGGCCGCGCTGCGCGAAAAGGGTCTGAATTTCATCGGCATGGGCGTGTCCGGCGGCGAAGAGGGCGCGCGTCACGGGCCGTCTATTATGGTGGGCGGCAACCCGGCGTCCTATGAAACGATCCGCGACATCATCGAGGCGATTTCCGCCAAACATGACGGCGATCCCTGTGCTGCGCATTTTGGCCCGGATGGCGCCGGGCATTTCGTCAAGACCGTGCACAACGGTATCGAATATGCCGATATGCAAATGATCGCCGAGATTTACGGTCTCTTGCGTGATGGTGCACACAAAGCCCCCGAGGAAATCGGCGCCCTGTTCGAACGCTGGGACAAAGGCCCGCTCAACTCCTATCTCGTGGAAATCTCCGGCAAGGTGCTTCAGACCAATGATCCTAAAACCGGCAAGCCGATGGTCGAGGTCATCGTCGACAAGGCCGGGCAAAAAGGCACCGGGCGCTGGACTGCGATCGAGGCGCTCACTTTGGGCCAATCGCCTTCGACCATTGAGGCCGCCGTCGCTGCGCGTTCCTGGTCCTCGGAAAAAGAGACGCGTTTGGCGGGGGAGGAGATTTTCGGCACCGAGCCCGAACATCATCTGACCTTGCCCAAGGAAACGGACTTCGAACAGGCGCTTTTGGTAGCCAAACTCGTGGCCTACGATCAGGGGTTCAAGCTTTTGAAAGCCGCCTCCGATCATTATGACTGGGGCCTTGATCTGGCCCGTGCGGCCGAGGTCTGGCGCGAGGGCTGCATCATCCGCTCTGCGCTGTTGGACGATATGGCCGCTGCGATCCGCAACGGTCTGCCGCAGGATCAGCTCATCTTTAGTGCGGACTTCATCGCCCATATGAAAACCGGACTTCCCGCCCTGCGCTGTGTGGTCTCCTATGCCACGACTGCGGGTCTTCCGATCCCGGCTCTTGCCAACGCACTGGCCTATTTCGACACCATGCGCCAAGCTCGCGGCACCACCGATCTCATTCAGGCACAACGCGATTTCTTCGGGGCCCATGGATTTGAACGCATGGATGGCGGCGAAGGGCAGCACGGCCCGTGGCATGGGTGA
- a CDS encoding NUDIX hydrolase, translating into MVTLFKSAWEGVFDPLLRRPDRVQSAALCWRNGKKGKEVLLITSRDTGRWIIPKGWPIRGLDGAGTAAQEAWEEAGVKPVANKTKPLGLYHYIKKLDNGLPAPVEATVYSIEVDHLEDEFPEKSQRKRSWMSPKQAAALVAEPELRELLLDF; encoded by the coding sequence ATGGTTACTCTATTCAAATCCGCTTGGGAGGGCGTGTTCGACCCTCTGCTGCGTCGCCCCGACCGCGTGCAATCTGCTGCGCTGTGTTGGCGTAACGGCAAGAAAGGTAAGGAAGTTCTCCTGATCACCTCACGTGATACGGGGCGCTGGATCATTCCGAAAGGATGGCCGATCCGGGGGCTTGATGGAGCTGGTACGGCGGCGCAGGAAGCCTGGGAAGAAGCCGGCGTAAAACCCGTCGCGAACAAGACCAAGCCGCTGGGCCTTTATCATTACATCAAGAAGCTCGACAACGGTTTGCCCGCGCCGGTAGAGGCCACGGTCTACTCGATCGAGGTCGATCATCTCGAGGACGAGTTCCCTGAGAAAAGCCAGCGCAAACGCAGCTGGATGTCGCCGAAACAGGCCGCCGCTCTGGTCGCGGAACCGGAACTGCGCGAGTTGCTTTTGGACTTCTGA